In one window of Bemisia tabaci chromosome 4, PGI_BMITA_v3 DNA:
- the LOC109040319 gene encoding large ribosomal subunit protein uL1 — translation MSSKVNREMLNEAVSGVLKVSKDPQKRRKFLETVELQIGLKNYDPQKDKRFSGTVKLKYIPRPKMQVCILGDAQHCDEAKANNIPFMDVEALKKLNKNKKLVKKLAKKYDAFLASDALIKQIPRLLGPGLNKAGKFPGLLSHTESMLQKIDEVKSTIKFQMKKVLCLSVAVGHVGMSQEELVQNVHLSINFLVSLLKKHWQNVRSLHIKSTMGPPQRLY, via the exons AT gagttCTAAAGTGAATCGTGAAATGCTGAATGAAGCAGTCTCAGGCGTACTCAAAGTGTCGAAAGATCCGCAGAAACGAAGGAAGTTTCTTGAAACTGTAGAGCTACAAATTGGTTTGAAGAACTATGACCCTCAAAAGGACAAGCGTTTCTCTGGGACTGTTAA attGAAGTACATCCCCAGGCCCAAAATGCAAGTCTGCATTCTTGGAGATGCGCAACATTGTGATGAAGCAAAAGCTAATAATATTCCCTTCATGGATGTTGAAGCTTTGAAGAAACTCAACAAAAACAAGAAGCTTGTGAAGAAATTAG CGAAAAAGTATGATGCATTCTTAGCCAGTGACGCTTTGATCAAACAAATCCCTAGGCTGTTAGGACCCGGGTTAAACAAAGCTGGTAAATTTCCTGGTCTTCTATCTCACACAGAATCTATGCTCCAAAAAATTGACGAAGTCAAATCTACAATCAAGTTCCAGATGAAAAAG GTCCTGTGTCTCAGTGTTGCTGTTGGTCATGTAGGAATGTCGCAAGAAGAACTCGTCCAAAATGTCCATCTCTCCATCAATTTTCTGGTTTCTTTGCTGAAAAAACATTGGCAGAATGTCAGATCCCTACACATTAAGTCCACCATGGGGCCTCCTCAAAGATTGTACTAA